A single window of Flavobacteriales bacterium DNA harbors:
- a CDS encoding methylmalonyl-CoA mutase family protein: MSTYVQAPPYVPKNKIRIVTAASLFDGHDAAINIMRRIIQATGAEVIHLGHDRSVEDVVNTAIQEDAHAIAMTSYQGGHTEYFKYMHDLLKEKGAGHIKIFGGGGGTILPEEIKELHAYGITRLYHPDDGRSMGLQGMINDMLEKADYDLSDKVNGEAKKLSPQNWPAIARLISAAENHPEVYAKVSDEIEKKAAANKAPVLGITGTGGSGKSSMVDELIRRFLIDQPDKTIGVISVDPSKRKTGGALLGDRIRMNSIRGERIYMRSLATRQSNLALSKHVQKAVDILKAAGFDLIVLETSGIGQSDTEILDHSDVSLYIMTPEFGAATQLEKIDMLDFADVVAVNKFDKRGAQDAVRDVKKQYKRNHQLWDIDDEKIPVVGTIASQFNDPGTNNLYVRLMETIKAKTGIDFHSKFVGHDEMSEKVWIIPPARTRYLSEISESNRRYDAHVNKQANVADQLYGLHSAVITFGGPDLINGEWSLVNGEWTTTGNVSAPITLHSSPITTSRISTSTEIETLIRKFQEVKKDLDPHIWAMITGWDAEVARYSGEFFTYSVRGKEIKVPNHTESLSHLKIPKVALPKFRSWGDKVRWAMQENTPGFFPYTAGIYPFKRTGEDPARMFAGEGGPERTNKRFHYVSKGMPAKRLSTAFDSVTLYGNDPGRRPDIYGKVGNSGVSICCLDDAKKLYSGFDLASSLTSVSMTINGPAPMLLGFFMNAAVDQTCEKYITEHKLEKDVEKQLKAKYDDKKLERPKYQGALPEGNDGLGLMLLGITGEEVLPKDVYAKIKTETIAQVRGTVQADILKEDQAQNTCIFSTEFALRLMGDVQEYFIANNIRNFYSVSISGYHIAEAGANPISQLAFTLANGFTYVEYYLSRGMDINKFGPNLSFFFSNGIDPEYAVIGRVARRLWAKAMKQKYGADERSQMLKYHIQTSGRSLHAQEIDFNDIRTTLQALYAIYDNCNSLHTNAYDEAITTPTEESVRRAMAIQLIINKELGLAKNENPLQGSFIIEELTDLVEEAVLTEFDRITERGGVLGAMETMYQRSKIQEESLYYETLKHTGEFPIIGVNTFLSSKGSPTVLPKEVIRATEEEKEYQITMVEGLQKAHAEQSTAWLKTLQAAAVKNENMFAVLMEATKYCSLGQLTEAMFEVGGQYRRNM, encoded by the coding sequence ATGTCCACCTACGTCCAGGCCCCGCCATACGTCCCCAAGAACAAAATTCGGATCGTAACCGCTGCATCGCTCTTCGATGGGCATGATGCCGCCATTAATATCATGCGTAGGATCATTCAGGCCACGGGTGCCGAGGTGATCCATTTGGGGCATGACCGTAGCGTTGAGGATGTGGTGAACACCGCGATCCAAGAAGATGCACACGCCATTGCGATGACCAGCTACCAAGGTGGGCACACCGAGTATTTCAAGTACATGCACGACCTGCTGAAGGAGAAAGGTGCGGGGCATATCAAGATCTTCGGCGGTGGCGGTGGTACCATTTTGCCGGAGGAAATAAAGGAGTTGCACGCATACGGCATTACGCGTTTGTACCATCCGGATGACGGCCGTTCGATGGGCTTGCAAGGCATGATCAACGACATGCTGGAGAAGGCTGATTATGACCTAAGTGATAAGGTGAATGGCGAAGCTAAAAAGCTAAGTCCACAGAATTGGCCGGCCATTGCGCGATTGATCAGCGCTGCGGAAAATCACCCGGAAGTGTATGCGAAGGTGAGCGACGAGATCGAAAAGAAAGCTGCTGCGAACAAGGCTCCTGTGTTGGGCATTACCGGTACCGGTGGTTCGGGAAAGAGCAGCATGGTCGATGAATTGATCCGTCGATTCTTGATCGATCAGCCGGACAAAACGATCGGTGTGATCAGCGTAGATCCGAGCAAGCGCAAGACCGGTGGCGCGTTGTTGGGCGATCGCATTCGCATGAACAGCATCCGCGGCGAGCGGATCTACATGCGTTCGTTGGCAACGCGCCAGAGCAATTTGGCGTTGAGCAAGCATGTACAAAAAGCGGTGGATATTCTGAAAGCAGCAGGCTTCGATCTGATCGTGTTGGAGACCAGTGGCATTGGCCAAAGTGATACCGAGATACTCGACCACAGCGACGTTTCGTTGTACATCATGACACCCGAATTCGGTGCGGCCACTCAGTTGGAAAAGATCGACATGCTCGATTTCGCCGACGTGGTTGCGGTGAACAAATTCGACAAACGCGGTGCGCAAGATGCAGTGCGCGATGTGAAGAAGCAGTACAAGCGCAACCATCAGTTGTGGGATATCGACGATGAGAAGATACCCGTAGTGGGAACCATTGCCAGCCAGTTCAACGACCCCGGTACGAACAATTTGTACGTGCGGTTGATGGAGACGATCAAGGCCAAGACCGGTATCGATTTCCACAGCAAGTTCGTAGGTCACGATGAAATGAGCGAGAAGGTGTGGATCATCCCACCAGCGCGTACCCGTTACCTAAGCGAGATCAGCGAAAGCAATAGGCGCTATGATGCGCATGTTAACAAGCAAGCGAATGTTGCGGATCAGTTGTATGGTTTGCATTCTGCGGTCATCACATTTGGAGGACCAGATCTTATTAACGGTGAATGGTCTTTGGTGAATGGTGAATGGACAACTACCGGCAACGTGAGCGCTCCCATCACCCTTCACTCATCACCTATCACCACTTCACGCATCTCCACCTCCACGGAAATCGAAACCCTTATTCGGAAATTTCAAGAAGTGAAAAAAGACCTCGACCCCCACATCTGGGCGATGATCACCGGCTGGGACGCTGAGGTGGCGCGTTACAGCGGCGAGTTCTTTACGTACTCCGTTCGCGGCAAGGAGATCAAAGTTCCGAACCACACCGAATCACTTTCGCATTTGAAGATCCCGAAAGTGGCGCTACCGAAATTCCGGAGCTGGGGCGATAAAGTGCGCTGGGCGATGCAAGAAAATACACCCGGTTTCTTCCCGTATACGGCGGGCATCTATCCCTTCAAACGCACCGGTGAAGATCCCGCGCGCATGTTCGCTGGCGAGGGTGGTCCGGAGCGTACGAACAAGCGCTTCCATTACGTGAGCAAAGGCATGCCCGCCAAACGACTGAGCACGGCTTTCGATAGCGTAACGCTCTACGGAAACGATCCCGGCCGTCGTCCGGATATTTATGGCAAAGTGGGCAACAGTGGTGTGAGCATCTGCTGCCTCGACGATGCCAAGAAACTTTACAGCGGCTTCGATCTTGCGAGCAGCCTAACCAGCGTGAGCATGACCATCAACGGTCCTGCCCCGATGTTGTTGGGCTTCTTCATGAATGCCGCCGTAGACCAAACTTGTGAGAAATACATTACCGAACACAAGTTGGAGAAGGACGTCGAAAAACAACTGAAGGCGAAGTACGACGACAAGAAATTGGAACGTCCGAAATACCAAGGTGCGTTACCCGAAGGAAACGATGGTCTTGGATTGATGTTGCTCGGCATTACCGGTGAAGAAGTGTTGCCGAAGGATGTGTATGCGAAGATCAAAACAGAGACCATTGCGCAAGTACGTGGCACCGTTCAAGCCGATATTCTGAAGGAGGATCAAGCGCAGAATACGTGCATCTTCAGCACCGAATTCGCGTTGCGGTTAATGGGCGATGTGCAGGAATATTTCATCGCGAACAACATTCGGAATTTCTATTCAGTAAGCATTAGCGGTTACCACATTGCAGAGGCTGGCGCGAACCCGATCAGTCAGTTGGCGTTCACGTTGGCGAATGGCTTTACATATGTGGAGTACTACCTCAGTCGGGGCATGGACATCAACAAGTTCGGGCCCAACCTCAGCTTCTTCTTCAGCAATGGGATCGATCCGGAATACGCGGTGATCGGTAGGGTAGCGCGCCGCCTCTGGGCCAAGGCCATGAAGCAGAAATACGGAGCCGACGAACGCAGTCAGATGCTGAAGTACCACATCCAAACAAGTGGCCGAAGCCTGCACGCACAAGAGATCGACTTCAACGACATCCGCACCACGTTACAAGCGCTCTATGCCATCTACGACAACTGCAACAGCCTGCACACCAACGCCTACGACGAAGCCATTACCACACCTACAGAAGAAAGCGTACGTCGCGCCATGGCCATCCAGCTCATCATCAACAAAGAGCTCGGCTTAGCAAAAAACGAAAACCCGCTGCAGGGCAGCTTCATCATCGAAGAACTCACCGACTTGGTAGAAGAAGCAGTCCTCACCGAATTCGACCGCATCACCGAGCGCGGCGGCGTGTTGGGCGCCATGGAAACCATGTACCAGCGCAGCAAGATCCAAGAAGAAAGCCTCTACTACGAAACCCTAAAACACACCGGCGAATTCCCGATCATCGGCGTAAACACCTTCCTAAGCAGCAAAGGTTCACCAACGGTATTACCGAAGGAAGTCATCCGCGCCACCGAAGAAGAAAAGGAGTACCAGATCACGATGGTTGAAGGCTTGCAGAAAGCACATGCTGAACAAAGCACCGCATGGTTGAAGACGTTGCAGGCTGCTGCGGTTAAGAATGAGAATATGTTCGCGGTTTTGATGGAGGCTACTAAGTATTGTTCTCTTGGGCAATTGACTGAAGCTATGTTTGAAGTTGGAGGGCAGTATCGGCGGAATATGTGA
- a CDS encoding ribosomal subunit interface protein: protein MWSGKRFNPYLDHKQIQINTDKNIEGTEACAEHVRAVVEKTLSNYAHRIKRVEVHLQDMNADKTGPKDHSCTMEARPNGMDPVAATFKASNNHQAVEGAAQSLSNHCVLPVV from the coding sequence TTGTGGTCGGGAAAACGTTTTAATCCGTACCTTGACCACAAGCAAATACAGATCAATACCGACAAGAATATTGAAGGCACCGAGGCTTGTGCCGAACATGTACGCGCTGTTGTGGAGAAGACCTTGAGCAACTATGCTCACCGCATTAAGCGTGTGGAGGTACACTTACAGGACATGAACGCCGACAAGACCGGACCCAAAGATCATAGCTGCACCATGGAAGCCCGTCCGAACGGCATGGATCCCGTAGCTGCTACGTTCAAAGCATCGAATAATCACCAAGCTGTTGAAGGTGCTGCACAAAGCCTCTCAAATCACTGCGTATTACCCGTCGTGTAA
- a CDS encoding T9SS type A sorting domain-containing protein has protein sequence MRITVVIISLLLLGVSAFAQPPNSSCATAQTLCGQQPVAGNNTGPAGIPGFCTNTNNVIWYTFTTNSIGGSVDVDITGIDCPQVANMGNLLTALILSGDGSCALSTFVAVPPCVADSQDFSFITPPLNPSTQYWLIVAGESNGSALNAAQCDFTIEVSGVGANIVGVDLSAGPDVSIPLGESIQLSGVGASYDWSPLNGLSENGIPNPIASPIMTTTYVLTSVSSGCTYRDSVLVEVIQPISVGESAKPNFFALHPNPSTGQFALTFPPGEHVIEIFDPLGKRVFLHRSNGGQALVNASHLVTGIYMVRIDKGSSSIRWVKE, from the coding sequence ATGCGTATTACCGTTGTCATAATCAGTTTGTTGCTTTTAGGTGTAAGTGCTTTCGCGCAACCACCAAACAGTAGCTGCGCGACCGCTCAAACACTTTGTGGACAGCAACCAGTGGCAGGTAATAACACAGGACCAGCCGGCATCCCAGGCTTTTGCACGAATACAAATAATGTGATCTGGTATACGTTCACAACGAATTCAATCGGAGGTTCTGTGGATGTAGATATCACCGGTATCGATTGCCCGCAAGTTGCTAATATGGGTAATCTGTTGACCGCCCTTATTCTCAGCGGAGATGGATCTTGTGCATTATCCACATTCGTGGCAGTGCCACCTTGTGTTGCAGACTCGCAGGACTTTTCATTCATTACACCTCCGCTTAACCCATCGACCCAGTATTGGTTAATTGTTGCGGGCGAGTCCAATGGTAGTGCACTCAATGCAGCCCAATGTGATTTCACCATCGAAGTCTCCGGGGTTGGCGCAAATATTGTCGGTGTTGACTTAAGTGCCGGTCCAGATGTCTCGATCCCGCTTGGTGAAAGCATTCAACTTTCTGGTGTTGGAGCTAGCTATGATTGGTCGCCTCTGAACGGTCTCAGCGAGAATGGTATACCCAACCCTATTGCTTCGCCAATTATGACCACAACATATGTCCTCACATCCGTAAGCAGCGGATGCACGTACAGAGATTCTGTTCTGGTCGAAGTCATTCAACCAATTTCGGTTGGGGAAAGTGCCAAACCGAATTTCTTCGCACTCCACCCCAATCCTAGCACTGGTCAATTCGCATTGACATTCCCGCCCGGTGAGCATGTTATAGAAATCTTTGACCCGCTCGGCAAACGGGTATTTCTCCATAGATCAAACGGCGGACAAGCTCTCGTTAATGCATCTCACCTAGTAACTGGCATTTATATGGTGCGGATTGACAAAGGAAGTTCATCTATTCGGTGGGTGAAGGAATAG
- a CDS encoding acyloxyacyl hydrolase — MRHSLLHKYYSVVASVFFLIPMNASCADGPWQIGARLHYGFLWPHRPSSWILVQGHSIATEVYAERQLLGDRAWHHHYRGPSCGVGFMYAGMADPDRIGTVVRLLPYLHLPLVKGERGSFGMQLGWGIGYVAKPFERRINSKQIAIGSAVNTAIQIMAQYRLQLGRMMLNTGLGIDHWSNGSVALPNLGLNLLSASVGMGYSLGEPKPYVHVPDTTQLERPRRTYSVVGAFAMSETGRPESGQYSVYSVIGQVQWRLTKKSAVSGGVDLFNKGALGTLYPELKEEGRLAYTQAGIHGGYALLFGRGELQLQMGYYMYTPKPEAEKFFHRLGCRYNVGKHLVTHVGLKSHYAVADHWEFGLGYRW, encoded by the coding sequence ATGCGCCATTCGTTGCTGCATAAGTACTATTCGGTTGTTGCGAGCGTTTTTTTTCTAATTCCAATGAATGCTTCATGTGCTGATGGTCCGTGGCAGATCGGAGCGCGTTTACATTATGGTTTTCTATGGCCACACCGACCCAGCAGTTGGATCCTGGTGCAAGGACATAGTATAGCAACGGAAGTATATGCTGAGCGTCAATTACTGGGAGATCGTGCATGGCATCATCACTATCGCGGTCCTAGCTGTGGAGTTGGTTTCATGTACGCCGGCATGGCCGATCCCGATCGGATCGGTACTGTTGTTCGTCTGCTGCCTTACTTGCATTTGCCGCTGGTAAAAGGTGAGCGTGGGTCATTCGGTATGCAGTTAGGATGGGGGATCGGTTATGTGGCAAAACCGTTCGAGCGAAGGATCAACAGCAAACAGATCGCGATCGGATCCGCAGTGAATACGGCGATCCAGATCATGGCCCAATACAGGCTGCAGTTGGGTCGAATGATGTTGAACACCGGGTTAGGGATCGACCATTGGAGCAATGGATCCGTCGCGCTACCGAACCTTGGATTGAATTTGCTGTCTGCAAGTGTTGGTATGGGTTATTCACTTGGCGAGCCGAAACCTTATGTGCATGTGCCGGATACCACGCAACTTGAAAGACCTCGCAGAACGTACAGTGTTGTTGGAGCCTTTGCTATGAGTGAGACCGGCCGACCGGAGAGCGGACAATACAGCGTGTATTCCGTCATCGGGCAAGTGCAATGGCGGCTCACTAAAAAGTCAGCGGTGAGCGGTGGTGTGGACCTGTTCAATAAAGGAGCGTTGGGTACGCTTTATCCGGAATTGAAGGAGGAAGGTCGATTGGCATACACGCAAGCAGGGATCCATGGCGGTTATGCCTTGTTGTTCGGCCGAGGTGAGTTGCAATTGCAAATGGGCTACTACATGTACACACCAAAACCGGAAGCTGAGAAGTTCTTTCATCGGTTGGGTTGCAGGTATAACGTAGGCAAGCATCTGGTAACACACGTAGGATTGAAGAGTCATTATGCAGTGGCGGATCACTGGGAATTCGGGCTAGGATACAGATGGTGA
- a CDS encoding virulence RhuM family protein, with protein MSKGELLIYQGKDGFTQVSVRMEEETVWLNQNQLADLFQTTKQNVGQHIKNIVADGELDAEGTVKDFFTVAREGRRNVKRLVEHYNLDMIISVGYRVNSHVGVHFRRWASERLKEYIIKGFVLDDARLKQARDGYFDELLSRIRDIRTSEKLFYRKVCDIYATSIDYNGTVEASRDFFSSVQNKFHWAIHGHTAAEVVMQRADASKLNMGLTNWPTTEIRKQDVVVAKNYLGSEELDHLNRIVNQYLEFAELQAVQRKPMHMADWKKKLHDFLTLNEREILLHGGKVSHEEAEVFAQAEFEKFSKALDESKPDELDKALKRFKSK; from the coding sequence ATGAGCAAAGGTGAGTTATTGATCTATCAGGGCAAGGATGGTTTTACGCAGGTGAGCGTTCGTATGGAGGAAGAGACCGTATGGCTAAACCAGAACCAGCTAGCCGATCTGTTCCAGACCACCAAGCAGAATGTAGGGCAACACATAAAGAACATAGTTGCTGATGGCGAATTGGACGCTGAGGGAACTGTAAAGGATTTCTTTACAGTTGCGCGGGAAGGCCGGCGGAATGTGAAAAGGTTGGTAGAACACTACAACCTGGACATGATCATATCGGTTGGTTACCGCGTTAACAGTCATGTGGGCGTACACTTCAGAAGATGGGCAAGCGAGCGGCTCAAAGAATACATTATTAAGGGGTTCGTATTGGATGATGCCCGGTTGAAGCAGGCGCGTGACGGCTACTTCGACGAGCTGCTGAGTCGGATCCGGGACATTCGCACCAGCGAGAAATTATTCTACCGAAAGGTCTGCGACATATACGCTACAAGTATTGATTATAATGGTACGGTTGAGGCCTCTCGGGATTTTTTCTCAAGTGTCCAGAACAAATTTCATTGGGCCATTCACGGGCATACTGCTGCAGAAGTGGTAATGCAAAGAGCGGATGCCTCCAAGCTGAATATGGGTTTGACCAACTGGCCCACAACAGAAATCCGGAAGCAAGATGTGGTCGTTGCGAAAAATTATTTAGGGTCTGAAGAACTCGATCATTTAAATCGGATCGTTAACCAATACTTGGAATTCGCTGAACTACAAGCTGTACAGCGGAAACCCATGCACATGGCGGATTGGAAAAAGAAGTTGCATGATTTTTTAACCTTAAATGAACGCGAGATCTTGTTGCATGGTGGTAAGGTTAGCCATGAAGAAGCAGAAGTATTTGCACAGGCTGAATTCGAGAAGTTTAGCAAAGCTTTGGATGAAAGTAAACCCGATGAATTGGATAAAGCTCTAAAAAGGTTCAAGAGCAAGTAG
- a CDS encoding T9SS type A sorting domain-containing protein encodes MLRVALLLSLVVPLFISAQIWCPPNATWKWNTSSFEREGRTERHYVGDTLIDGRTAQRIHVTGFSVNTTGTPDTLFIDQYRFTSIENDVVLLWSIWNGPPEWDTLYWFGAMPGDRWYAPGDDGECGPTPAGMYQVMDTATVIIDGVPLRELQLSDVDEFGTPSGDLHTLTERIGLANGSFNLLSGCIPPNQTETLLCYLDNGIDLVTAFGEFSCSSLVGIGDIARDGSANVFPNPGSEFVTIQLSSGSSQVDILDQEGRLVKQGLAVSGSVTINTELLAPGGYFIRKSDMQGVRSYAYWVKY; translated from the coding sequence ATGCTTCGCGTCGCTCTCCTACTTTCACTCGTGGTTCCGCTGTTCATTTCCGCGCAGATCTGGTGCCCGCCCAATGCAACGTGGAAATGGAATACTTCCAGCTTTGAACGTGAAGGAAGGACCGAACGGCACTACGTTGGAGATACGTTGATCGACGGCAGAACGGCTCAACGGATCCATGTTACAGGTTTTAGTGTGAATACGACCGGAACACCCGACACGCTTTTCATCGATCAATACCGGTTTACTTCAATAGAGAATGACGTGGTTCTGCTGTGGTCCATTTGGAACGGGCCGCCGGAATGGGACACGTTGTATTGGTTCGGAGCAATGCCCGGTGATCGTTGGTATGCACCCGGGGATGACGGCGAATGCGGCCCAACTCCAGCCGGTATGTATCAAGTGATGGATACAGCTACCGTGATCATTGATGGTGTTCCGCTGAGAGAACTTCAGCTATCCGATGTGGATGAATTCGGAACGCCATCCGGTGATCTACACACGCTTACGGAACGTATCGGACTGGCCAATGGATCGTTCAATTTATTGAGCGGATGTATCCCTCCGAACCAGACCGAAACGCTGCTCTGTTATTTGGACAATGGGATCGATCTGGTCACGGCATTCGGCGAATTCAGTTGTAGCTCGTTGGTCGGTATTGGGGACATTGCACGTGACGGATCCGCGAATGTCTTTCCGAATCCAGGGTCAGAATTCGTTACCATACAGCTGTCTTCAGGTTCATCTCAAGTGGATATCCTGGATCAGGAAGGTCGGCTCGTTAAGCAAGGGTTGGCAGTAAGTGGATCTGTTACCATCAACACGGAGCTACTCGCCCCAGGTGGCTACTTCATTCGAAAGTCCGACATGCAAGGCGTTAGATCGTATGCCTATTGGGTAAAGTACTAG
- a CDS encoding DUF2807 domain-containing protein — MVNRWHILFGVVLLAGCQQEQLDDCITRAGQEREEIRMLESFTTVDLNDRIDLVLEERSSHTISITAGRNLLDQVSTEVRDSVLYITNGNRCNWVRSFKPRITVGVSIADVAKLILRGTGNVTNSDTLVRDHFSIDQFNAQGTTTLTVDVNTLDVDLHTGAGDIKLYGRCDQVANLYSGIMSPMDASGMSARFVNVNNSGVSDIRCWATEGLTVQLRDVGDVYYRDVPLSFLETDITGSGELIPY; from the coding sequence ATGGTGAACAGGTGGCACATACTGTTCGGAGTGGTTCTTTTAGCTGGTTGCCAACAGGAGCAATTGGATGATTGCATAACGAGAGCGGGTCAGGAGCGTGAAGAGATCCGTATGCTCGAATCGTTCACCACCGTAGACCTGAACGACAGAATTGATCTCGTACTTGAAGAGCGTTCATCGCATACCATTTCGATAACAGCAGGTCGTAATTTATTGGATCAAGTTAGCACTGAAGTACGCGATAGTGTGCTCTATATCACCAACGGCAACCGCTGCAATTGGGTGCGCAGTTTCAAGCCGCGGATAACCGTTGGTGTTTCTATCGCTGACGTGGCTAAACTCATACTACGCGGTACTGGGAACGTGACCAATTCGGACACTTTGGTGCGCGATCATTTCAGTATAGATCAATTCAATGCTCAAGGAACCACGACCTTGACAGTGGATGTGAATACGCTCGATGTCGACCTGCATACCGGTGCTGGTGACATTAAACTTTACGGCCGTTGCGATCAAGTTGCGAACCTGTATAGCGGGATCATGTCGCCGATGGATGCATCCGGAATGAGTGCTCGCTTCGTGAATGTGAACAACAGTGGTGTAAGTGATATCCGGTGCTGGGCCACGGAAGGATTAACTGTTCAACTCCGCGATGTTGGGGATGTGTATTACCGGGATGTGCCGCTCAGTTTTTTAGAAACGGATATCACGGGTAGCGGGGAATTGATCCCCTATTGA
- a CDS encoding exopolyphosphatase, with product MIERDDHPIVKKQTLVRLPIRLGEDVFADGKISSAKCDYLIKGLKAFRLLTEVYGVTHLRCCATSAMREASNSKAVMDRVEMESGVHIETIAGTLEADLIVNTFWTQDLLKDRTYLYIDVGGGSTELTWLEGGKRLRSASFAIGTVRSLAGKVKDDVWDEIAAFLEETKGQHGAGIGIGTGGNINRIFKENGNRFGEPLSIQDIQKQRDRIAAYSMVDRIKLLRLRPDRADVIVPASDIFLRVMKLADIEEVFVPKVGLADGMIYDLYMRQFGHKRYAPNDAPFVAA from the coding sequence GTGATCGAGCGAGATGATCATCCGATCGTAAAGAAGCAGACCTTGGTAAGGCTCCCCATTCGTTTGGGCGAGGATGTGTTCGCGGACGGGAAGATCAGTTCAGCCAAATGCGACTACTTGATCAAAGGCTTAAAGGCATTTCGATTGCTCACGGAAGTTTATGGCGTTACGCATTTACGTTGCTGCGCTACCAGTGCGATGCGCGAAGCAAGCAATAGCAAGGCAGTAATGGACCGCGTGGAGATGGAAAGCGGAGTACATATTGAGACCATTGCCGGAACACTGGAAGCGGACCTGATCGTGAACACGTTCTGGACACAGGACCTGTTAAAGGATCGTACCTATTTGTATATCGATGTAGGTGGTGGAAGTACCGAGCTGACCTGGTTGGAAGGAGGAAAGCGCTTGCGTAGTGCGTCGTTCGCCATTGGTACTGTGCGAAGTTTGGCCGGAAAAGTGAAGGATGATGTGTGGGATGAGATCGCGGCATTTTTGGAAGAGACCAAAGGGCAGCACGGCGCCGGGATCGGCATCGGGACAGGTGGAAACATCAACAGGATTTTCAAGGAGAATGGCAACCGTTTCGGTGAACCATTGAGTATCCAGGATATTCAGAAACAGCGGGATAGGATCGCCGCTTATTCAATGGTGGATCGCATCAAGTTGTTGCGATTGCGTCCAGATCGAGCGGACGTTATCGTACCAGCATCGGACATCTTTTTACGCGTAATGAAGTTGGCTGATATTGAAGAAGTCTTCGTTCCCAAAGTGGGATTGGCTGATGGAATGATCTACGATCTATACATGCGCCAATTCGGCCACAAACGCTATGCACCCAACGATGCGCCATTCGTTGCTGCATAA